One window of the Fusobacterium animalis 7_1 genome contains the following:
- the dnaE gene encoding DNA polymerase III subunit alpha → MENNFVHLNLHTEYSLSEGVNSIDNFLVRAKELGMNSLAVTDYANMFCAVEFYQKAKKMGIKPIIGLELPIFNKDEQNIFSLTLLAKNYNGYKNLVKLASELYKKNENRELKLNKEILKEYSQDLIALSSSINGEIGKAILTNSSDEKINSIINEYIEIFSKENFYLEIQANELSETKIINDKFYDLAKLNGLELVATNNVYYVDRDGYELQDVIICIQSGLKVKEKNRKRAISKELYLKSKDEMKRFLGEKFEKAIENANHIADLCNIEITFGNLQFPYYEVPSEYSGMDEYLKTICHTNIKKLYKENLTKDILDRLEYELSVIIKMGYSGYFIVVWDFISYAKRRGIPVGPGRGSAAGSLVAYCLGITMIDPIRYNLLFERFLNPERISMPDIDIDICRERRDELIDYVVHKYGRDRVAHIITFGRMKARAAIRDIGRVLDIDLKKIDKLAKLISPFQTLEKTLKENVEVAKLYTTDIELQKVIDLAIRIENTVRHVSTHAAGILITKEDLDRTVPIYLDEKEGVIATQYQMKELEELGLLKIDFLGLKNLSNIQRTIDYIKKYKNIDVDLYKIPLDDKKVFQMLSLGDSTGVFQLESAGIRKIMKRLKPDKFEDIVALLALYRPGPLQSGMVDDFINRKNGKEKIEYPHKNLEIILKETYGVILYQEQVMKIASYMADYSLGEADLLRRAMGKKNFAIMRENREKFIERAIKNGYTVEKSEEIFELIDKFAGYGFNKSHSVAYAMISYWTAYFKVHYPAFYYAAVMTSEISETGDIAYYFNDAKEHGIRVYSPNINSPSAYFEVKNDGITYSLAAIKNFGLTMAKKIVEDVKLNGKYTTLEEFVFRNKKNGMNKRALEALILSGALDEIKGNRKEKFLSIDKVLDYSSKAPKTDEIQQMNLFGEAAKTIDKFNLAISEDFTLDEKLNKEKEFLGFYLSSHPLDRYKDIILAFRINKLSEIDLEGNQSVKTFGTITNLKKIITKKEEQMAMFNLSCYDRTISCIAFPRVYERFISELIEKKTVYIEGKIQIDNYKGERTSKLLVDKLVELDKIYEYPAKKMFILIEPEDSYRYSRLKNLINSNKGKTQITFAIKNKDEKKLQTINKGVKLSKEFFENLVELMGIGKIKFEM, encoded by the coding sequence ATGGAGAATAATTTTGTTCATTTGAATTTACATACTGAATATAGTTTATCAGAGGGTGTAAATAGCATAGATAATTTTTTAGTCAGAGCAAAAGAATTGGGAATGAACTCATTGGCAGTAACAGATTATGCCAATATGTTTTGTGCTGTTGAGTTTTATCAAAAGGCTAAAAAAATGGGAATAAAGCCAATTATTGGCTTAGAACTACCTATTTTTAATAAAGATGAGCAAAATATTTTTAGCTTAACTTTACTTGCTAAAAATTATAATGGATATAAGAATTTAGTTAAGTTAGCTTCTGAACTATATAAAAAAAATGAAAATAGAGAGTTAAAATTAAATAAAGAGATTTTAAAAGAATATAGTCAAGATTTAATTGCACTTTCATCTTCAATAAATGGAGAAATTGGAAAGGCTATTTTAACAAATTCATCAGATGAAAAAATTAATAGTATAATCAATGAATATATAGAGATATTCTCAAAAGAAAATTTTTATTTAGAAATTCAAGCTAATGAACTCTCTGAAACAAAAATAATAAATGATAAATTTTATGACCTAGCAAAATTAAATGGCTTAGAATTAGTGGCAACAAATAATGTTTACTATGTTGATAGAGATGGTTATGAGTTACAGGATGTTATAATCTGTATTCAGTCAGGTCTAAAGGTAAAGGAAAAAAATAGGAAAAGAGCTATTTCAAAGGAATTATATCTAAAATCCAAAGATGAAATGAAAAGATTTTTAGGAGAAAAATTTGAAAAAGCTATTGAAAATGCAAATCATATAGCTGATTTATGTAATATTGAAATAACTTTTGGTAATTTACAATTTCCATATTATGAAGTTCCGAGTGAATATTCTGGAATGGATGAATATTTAAAAACTATCTGCCATACTAATATTAAAAAATTATATAAAGAAAATTTAACCAAGGATATCTTAGACAGATTAGAATATGAATTATCAGTTATTATAAAAATGGGATATTCTGGTTATTTTATAGTGGTTTGGGACTTTATATCTTATGCAAAAAGAAGAGGAATACCAGTTGGACCAGGTAGAGGTTCAGCAGCTGGAAGTTTAGTTGCCTATTGTTTAGGTATAACTATGATAGATCCTATAAGATATAATTTACTATTTGAAAGATTTTTAAATCCTGAAAGAATATCTATGCCAGATATTGATATAGATATCTGTCGTGAAAGACGGGATGAACTGATAGATTATGTTGTGCATAAATATGGTAGAGATAGGGTTGCACATATTATAACTTTTGGAAGAATGAAAGCAAGAGCTGCAATAAGAGATATAGGTAGAGTTTTAGATATAGACTTAAAGAAGATAGATAAACTTGCTAAGTTAATTTCACCATTTCAAACCTTAGAGAAAACCTTAAAAGAAAATGTTGAAGTTGCAAAATTATATACAACAGATATAGAATTACAAAAAGTTATAGACTTAGCAATAAGAATAGAAAATACAGTAAGACATGTATCTACACATGCAGCAGGTATACTTATAACAAAAGAAGATTTAGATAGAACAGTTCCAATTTATTTAGATGAAAAAGAAGGAGTTATAGCAACTCAATATCAAATGAAAGAACTTGAAGAGTTGGGACTTTTAAAGATAGACTTCTTAGGTTTAAAAAATCTATCAAATATCCAAAGAACAATAGATTATATTAAAAAATATAAAAATATAGATGTTGATTTATATAAAATTCCACTTGATGATAAAAAAGTTTTTCAAATGTTATCTTTGGGAGATTCAACAGGAGTTTTCCAGCTTGAATCAGCAGGAATTAGGAAGATAATGAAGAGGTTGAAACCTGATAAGTTTGAAGATATAGTAGCCTTATTGGCTCTATACAGACCTGGACCTTTACAATCAGGAATGGTTGATGATTTTATAAATCGTAAAAATGGAAAAGAAAAAATTGAATATCCACATAAAAATTTAGAAATAATTTTAAAAGAAACCTATGGTGTAATTCTCTATCAAGAGCAGGTTATGAAAATAGCAAGTTATATGGCAGATTATAGTCTTGGTGAAGCAGATTTGTTAAGACGGGCTATGGGGAAGAAAAACTTTGCTATTATGAGAGAAAATAGAGAGAAATTTATTGAAAGAGCAATAAAAAATGGTTATACAGTTGAAAAATCAGAAGAAATATTTGAATTGATAGATAAATTTGCAGGCTATGGTTTCAATAAATCGCACTCTGTTGCTTATGCTATGATTTCATATTGGACTGCATATTTTAAGGTGCATTATCCAGCTTTTTATTATGCAGCAGTTATGACTTCTGAAATTTCTGAAACAGGGGATATTGCTTATTATTTTAATGATGCAAAAGAACACGGAATAAGAGTTTATTCTCCAAATATAAATTCTCCTAGTGCATATTTTGAGGTTAAAAATGATGGAATAACTTATTCTCTTGCAGCAATTAAAAATTTTGGTTTAACTATGGCTAAAAAAATAGTTGAAGATGTAAAATTAAATGGTAAATATACAACACTTGAAGAATTCGTTTTTAGAAATAAGAAAAATGGAATGAATAAAAGAGCCTTAGAAGCATTAATTTTATCTGGGGCATTAGATGAGATTAAAGGAAATAGAAAAGAAAAATTTTTATCAATAGATAAGGTATTGGATTATAGTTCAAAAGCACCAAAGACAGATGAAATTCAACAGATGAATCTTTTTGGCGAAGCAGCTAAAACAATAGATAAATTTAATTTGGCTATAAGTGAAGATTTTACCTTAGATGAAAAGTTAAACAAAGAAAAAGAATTTTTAGGCTTCTATTTAAGTTCACACCCATTGGATAGATACAAGGATATTATTTTAGCATTTAGAATTAATAAACTTTCTGAAATTGATTTAGAAGGAAATCAAAGTGTAAAAACTTTTGGGACTATTACGAATTTAAAAAAGATTATAACTAAAAAAGAAGAACAGATGGCAATGTTTAACCTTAGTTGTTATGATAGAACTATATCTTGTATAGCTTTTCCTAGGGTATATGAGAGATTTATAAGTGAACTTATAGAAAAGAAAACTGTCTATATTGAAGGAAAAATCCAAATAGATAATTATAAGGGAGAAAGAACAAGTAAGTTATTAGTGGATAAATTAGTGGAATTAGATAAAATTTATGAATACCCAGCAAAAAAAATGTTTATTTTAATAGAGCCAGAAGATAGTTATAGATATAGTAGACTTAAAAATTTAATTAATTCTAATAAAGGAAAAACGCAAATTACATTTGCTATAAAGAATAAAGATGAAAAAAAACTTCAAACAATAAATAAAGGAGTAAAACTAAGTAAAGAATTTTTTGAGAATTTAGTTGAGCTTATGGGTATAGGTAAAATAAAATTTGAGATGTGA
- a CDS encoding MazG nucleotide pyrophosphohydrolase domain-containing protein translates to MVNIQQELLKKLSDKSSINEIQSYIKKVMEVRGFNKEKSSDKILLLVEEVGELAKAIRKNENKLGIDKSKECNYSSVESEVADVFIVLLSICDILNIDLFKVFLEKEEKNIKRTWSVGE, encoded by the coding sequence ATGGTGAATATCCAGCAAGAACTATTAAAAAAGCTATCAGATAAATCTTCTATAAATGAAATACAAAGTTATATAAAGAAAGTCATGGAAGTAAGAGGTTTTAATAAAGAAAAATCCTCAGATAAAATTTTATTATTAGTTGAAGAAGTTGGTGAATTAGCCAAAGCTATAAGAAAAAATGAGAATAAGTTAGGAATAGACAAAAGCAAGGAATGTAATTATTCTTCTGTTGAGAGTGAAGTAGCAGATGTCTTTATAGTTCTTTTATCAATATGTGATATTCTAAATATAGATTTATTTAAAGTATTTTTAGAAAAAGAAGAAAAAAACATAAAAAGAACTTGGTCAGTGGGTGAATAA
- a CDS encoding aminopeptidase P family protein codes for MLNKEVYVNRRKKLKENFKDGLILIMGNNFSPLDCEDNTYPFIQDATFKYYFGIEHNRLIGIIDIDKNEEIIFGNDYTMSDIIWMGKQKFLKELAIEVGIEKFIEKEELKKYLENRKNIRFTNQYRVDNIMYLSSILNINPFEFDKYTSFDLVKAIIKQRNIKDKIEIEEIEKAVNITREMHLSAMRNVKAGIKEYELVAEVEKQPRKYNAYYSFQTILSKNGQILHNHSHLNTLKDGDMVLLDCGALSDEGYCGDMTTTFPVSGKFTERQKNIHNIVRDMFDRAKELSKVGITYKEVHLEVCKLLAENMKKLGLMKGEVEDIVSAGAHALFMPHGLGHMMGMTVHDMENFGEINVGYDEGEKKSTQFGLSSLRLAKKLEIGNVFTIEPGIYFIPELFEKWKSEKLQEEFLNYDEIEKYMNFGGIRMERDVLIQEDGTGRILGDRFPRTADEIEEYMKVYRK; via the coding sequence ATGTTAAATAAGGAAGTGTATGTAAATAGAAGAAAGAAATTAAAAGAAAATTTTAAAGATGGTTTAATTTTAATAATGGGAAATAATTTTTCTCCTCTTGATTGTGAAGATAATACTTATCCATTTATACAAGATGCAACTTTTAAATATTATTTTGGTATAGAACACAATAGATTGATTGGAATTATTGATATAGATAAAAATGAAGAAATAATTTTTGGGAATGACTATACAATGTCAGATATTATTTGGATGGGAAAACAAAAATTTTTAAAAGAATTAGCTATTGAAGTCGGGATAGAAAAATTTATTGAAAAGGAAGAATTAAAAAAATATTTAGAAAATAGAAAAAATATAAGATTTACTAATCAATATAGAGTAGATAATATTATGTATTTAAGCTCAATCCTGAATATAAATCCTTTTGAATTTGATAAGTATACATCTTTTGATTTAGTAAAAGCTATAATAAAACAAAGAAATATTAAAGATAAAATTGAAATAGAAGAAATAGAAAAAGCAGTTAATATAACGAGGGAAATGCATCTTTCTGCTATGAGAAATGTGAAAGCTGGAATAAAAGAATATGAGCTTGTTGCAGAAGTTGAAAAACAACCGAGAAAATACAATGCTTATTATTCATTTCAAACTATACTTAGTAAAAATGGACAAATTTTACATAATCATAGCCATTTGAATACTTTAAAAGATGGAGATATGGTTTTACTTGATTGTGGAGCATTAAGTGATGAAGGTTATTGTGGTGATATGACTACAACTTTTCCTGTGAGTGGGAAATTTACTGAAAGACAAAAAAATATACATAATATAGTAAGAGATATGTTTGATAGAGCGAAGGAATTGTCAAAAGTAGGAATAACATATAAGGAAGTACATTTAGAAGTTTGTAAACTTTTAGCAGAAAATATGAAAAAACTTGGACTTATGAAAGGAGAAGTTGAAGATATAGTAAGTGCTGGAGCACATGCTTTATTTATGCCACATGGTTTAGGACATATGATGGGAATGACAGTTCATGATATGGAAAATTTTGGAGAAATAAATGTTGGTTATGATGAAGGAGAAAAAAAATCAACTCAATTTGGTTTATCTTCTTTAAGGCTTGCTAAAAAGTTAGAAATTGGAAATGTTTTTACTATTGAGCCAGGAATATATTTTATACCAGAACTTTTTGAAAAATGGAAGAGTGAAAAATTACAAGAAGAATTTTTAAATTATGATGAAATAGAAAAGTATATGAATTTTGGTGGAATTAGAATGGAAAGGGATGTTTTAATTCAAGAAGATGGAACAGGCAGAATTTTAGGAGATAGATTTCCAAGAACTGCTGATGAGATAGAAGAATATATGAAAGTATATAGAAAATAA
- a CDS encoding type II restriction endonuclease: MRNFEKWLGKFKNSIATYDYYIDLKKVIKNVSNIKIELNILNSLIGSKNIEEEFENIIKEYPKTLKCIPILLAVRDTEIYAQDEEGSFLYNFKTPNYSIEQYKNFMKKTGLFDLIQNHIINNLVDYVLGVETGLDSNGRKNRGGHLMEDLVEKYIVKAGFIKGVNYFKEMKISEIEEKFKIDLSQISNNGKTVKRFDFVIKTENMIYGIETNFYASSGSKLNETARSYKQIAQEAKDINGFTFVWFTDGKGWIDARNNLKETFEILETIYNIDDMENNIMKTLFI, encoded by the coding sequence ATGAGAAATTTTGAAAAATGGTTAGGAAAATTTAAAAACAGCATAGCTACTTATGATTACTACATTGATTTGAAAAAAGTAATTAAAAATGTGAGTAACATTAAAATTGAATTAAATATATTAAATTCACTTATAGGGTCTAAAAATATTGAAGAAGAATTTGAAAATATTATTAAAGAATATCCTAAAACTTTGAAATGCATACCAATTTTACTAGCGGTTCGTGATACAGAAATTTATGCACAAGATGAAGAAGGAAGTTTTTTATATAATTTTAAAACTCCAAATTATAGTATAGAACAGTATAAAAATTTTATGAAAAAAACAGGTTTATTTGATTTAATTCAAAATCATATTATAAATAATCTTGTTGATTATGTATTAGGTGTAGAAACAGGTTTAGATTCAAATGGTAGAAAAAATCGTGGTGGACATCTGATGGAAGATTTAGTTGAAAAATATATTGTAAAAGCAGGTTTTATAAAAGGTGTAAATTATTTTAAAGAAATGAAAATATCAGAGATAGAAGAAAAATTTAAAATTGATTTATCACAAATTTCTAATAATGGGAAAACTGTTAAGAGATTTGATTTTGTTATAAAGACTGAAAATATGATATATGGTATTGAAACAAATTTTTATGCTAGCAGTGGTTCAAAATTAAATGAAACAGCTAGAAGTTACAAACAAATAGCACAAGAGGCAAAAGATATAAATGGTTTTACTTTTGTTTGGTTCACTGATGGAAAAGGTTGGATAGATGCTAGAAATAATTTAAAAGAAACTTTTGAGATATTGGAAACTATTTATAATATTGATGATATGGAAAATAATATTATGAAAACTTTATTTATATAA
- a CDS encoding DNA adenine methylase — translation MKNFSLFEKDRIECKPFIKWVGGKGQLLSEINKLYPVELGKNINKYAEIFVGGGAVLFDILSKYKLDEVYISDKNLELINTYKSIRDNVDILIKSLKEMEEQYIPLDTENRKDYYYKKREEYNSLKINSEVNNIEKAVLFIFLNKTCFNGLYRVNKKGEFNVPMGAYKKPKICDEENLKNVSLTLRNVKIVYADYRKSEKFIDGKTFVYIDPPYRPLNITSSFTSYTENDFNDKEQIELAEYINVLNKKGAKIVISNSDPKNNDIDDNFFDKLYKNYNINRVKATRMLNSNASLRGAINELLITNYK, via the coding sequence ATGAAAAATTTTTCTTTATTTGAAAAAGATAGAATAGAATGTAAACCCTTTATAAAATGGGTTGGAGGGAAAGGACAACTTTTATCTGAAATAAACAAACTATATCCTGTTGAGTTAGGAAAAAATATAAATAAATATGCAGAAATTTTTGTTGGTGGAGGAGCAGTTCTATTTGATATTTTGAGTAAATATAAATTAGATGAGGTATATATTAGTGATAAAAATTTAGAACTAATCAATACATATAAAAGCATTAGAGATAATGTTGATATTTTAATAAAATCTTTAAAAGAAATGGAAGAACAATATATTCCTTTGGATACTGAAAATAGAAAAGATTATTATTATAAAAAAAGAGAAGAATACAATAGTTTAAAGATTAATAGTGAAGTAAATAATATAGAAAAAGCAGTATTATTTATTTTTTTGAATAAAACCTGTTTTAATGGATTGTATAGAGTGAATAAAAAAGGTGAGTTCAATGTTCCTATGGGAGCATATAAAAAGCCTAAAATTTGTGATGAAGAAAATTTAAAAAATGTTTCTTTGACTTTAAGAAATGTTAAAATTGTGTATGCTGATTATAGGAAAAGTGAAAAATTTATTGATGGTAAAACTTTTGTATATATAGATCCCCCTTATCGTCCTTTAAATATAACATCTAGTTTTACTTCATATACAGAAAATGATTTTAATGATAAAGAACAAATTGAGCTAGCAGAGTATATTAATGTTTTAAATAAAAAAGGTGCTAAAATAGTTATTAGTAATTCAGATCCTAAAAATAATGATATAGATGATAATTTTTTTGATAAACTATATAAAAATTATAATATCAATAGAGTTAAAGCAACAAGAATGTTAAATTCTAATGCTAGTCTAAGGGGAGCAATTAATGAATTATTAATAACAAACTATAAATAA
- a CDS encoding type II toxin-antitoxin system RelE family toxin, with protein sequence MKSYKVVYKKEAIKFIKIHKLEGTKFFRAFEEISKDITKINLYDIKDYHTSEIGDFFRLRIGKYRTIFKIDKNIIIILVLDIGSQGDIYKK encoded by the coding sequence ATGAAATCTTACAAGGTAGTCTATAAAAAAGAAGCAATAAAATTTATCAAAATACATAAATTAGAAGGGACTAAATTTTTTAGAGCCTTTGAAGAGATTTCAAAAGATATAACAAAAATAAATCTATATGATATTAAAGATTACCATACTTCTGAAATTGGAGATTTTTTTAGACTTAGAATTGGTAAATATAGAACAATTTTTAAAATAGATAAAAATATTATAATTATATTAGTTTTAGATATTGGAAGCCAAGGAGATATATATAAAAAGTAG
- a CDS encoding DEAD/DEAH box helicase: protein MIDVKFYMLVEGEDNLYLALYDTEKNLISSYSNLNQSKINNYIENLKNEEEFFISWEKEKKSEYLKLDKTLLEYLLEEEKFVNSDFERIIKKEIKNVPLLIRDNKEIEDRLDIYIEINDNLLTKKNAMNSYIYSQGVFYKIDIEKNTQFTLVDLFQKIDKYELESYGTLILKNYKNIDLKYEDYETIISEEKTAIPQIIIEKIAFDNSLYLKINSIISTMDYDFFIKNQIETVLTVNELEKKLEISKINLENLSSDMFEIVKVLTKLQKSIGLKSSYFIDNENFIILNEELAKEFVKKELLQLTGKYSIIGTDRLRKYNIKAVKPKISGRFSYNLDYFEGEVEVEVEGDKFSIQQLLNNYKKDEYIVLSDGTNALINREYIEKLQRIFKEEDGNKVKVSFFDMPIVQDMIDEKSFENDFMGSKDFFEGINKLAEENIDYPKLNATLRDYQKYGYKWLKYLTDNNLGACLADDMGLGKTLQAIALLTNLHEEKKKKSMVIMPKSLIYNWENEIKRFSPKLKVGVYYGINRDFSLLKKVDIILTTYGTIRNDIENLLEQKFDLLVLDESQNIKNINSQTTKAVLLLNSKKRVALSGTPIENNLLELYSLFRFLNPEMFGSVQEFTNDYIVPIQKYSDTSTIEELRKKIYPFLLRRVKKEVLADLPDKIEKLVYVDMNDEHRRFYEERRKYYYSLLEKNTSSQGNFDKFFVLQAINELRHIVSSPELESKKIISSKKEVLIENVIEAIENNHKVLVFVNYLSSIESICDSLKENKIKYLKMTGQTKDRQNLVDKFQNDSRYKVFVMTLKTGGVGLNLVSADTIFIYDPWWNTTVENQAIDRAYRLGQDKTVFAYKMIMRNTIEEKILKLQEIKNKLLDDLISEDNLSTKNLSKSDIEFILGS from the coding sequence ATGATAGATGTAAAATTTTATATGCTAGTAGAAGGTGAAGATAATCTTTATCTAGCTTTGTATGATACTGAAAAAAATTTAATTAGTAGTTATTCTAATTTAAACCAAAGTAAAATAAATAATTATATAGAAAATTTAAAAAATGAAGAAGAATTTTTTATCAGTTGGGAAAAAGAAAAAAAGAGTGAGTATTTAAAATTAGATAAAACTTTATTAGAATATCTTTTAGAAGAAGAAAAATTTGTAAATAGTGATTTTGAGAGAATAATAAAAAAAGAAATAAAAAATGTACCACTTTTGATAAGAGATAATAAAGAAATTGAAGATAGACTAGATATTTACATAGAAATTAATGATAATCTTTTAACAAAAAAGAATGCGATGAATAGTTATATTTATTCACAGGGGGTATTCTATAAGATAGACATAGAAAAAAATACACAATTTACATTGGTAGATTTATTTCAAAAAATAGATAAGTATGAACTTGAAAGTTATGGGACTTTAATTTTAAAAAATTATAAGAATATAGATTTAAAATATGAAGATTATGAAACTATTATAAGTGAGGAGAAAACTGCAATTCCACAGATAATAATAGAAAAAATTGCTTTTGATAATAGTCTTTATTTAAAGATTAATTCTATTATATCTACAATGGACTATGATTTTTTTATAAAAAATCAAATAGAAACTGTACTTACTGTAAATGAATTAGAAAAAAAATTAGAAATTTCTAAAATAAATTTAGAAAATTTGAGTTCAGATATGTTTGAAATAGTTAAGGTTTTAACTAAATTACAAAAAAGTATAGGTTTAAAATCTTCATATTTTATAGATAATGAAAATTTTATTATTTTAAATGAAGAATTAGCAAAAGAATTTGTAAAAAAAGAGTTATTACAATTAACTGGTAAATATAGTATCATTGGGACAGATAGATTAAGAAAATACAATATAAAGGCAGTTAAACCAAAGATAAGTGGAAGATTTAGTTATAACCTTGATTATTTTGAAGGAGAGGTAGAAGTAGAGGTTGAGGGAGACAAATTCTCTATTCAACAACTTTTAAATAATTATAAAAAAGATGAATATATTGTTTTAAGTGATGGAACAAATGCCTTAATAAATAGAGAATATATAGAAAAATTACAAAGGATATTTAAAGAAGAAGATGGAAATAAAGTAAAAGTTTCATTCTTTGATATGCCAATAGTTCAAGATATGATAGATGAAAAATCCTTTGAAAATGACTTTATGGGAAGTAAAGATTTTTTTGAAGGAATAAATAAATTGGCAGAAGAAAATATTGATTATCCTAAATTAAATGCAACATTAAGAGATTATCAAAAATATGGATATAAATGGCTTAAATATTTGACAGATAATAACTTAGGGGCTTGTTTAGCAGATGATATGGGCTTAGGTAAGACCTTACAAGCCATAGCATTACTTACTAATCTTCACGAGGAAAAAAAGAAAAAGTCTATGGTAATAATGCCTAAAAGTTTAATATATAACTGGGAAAATGAAATTAAAAGATTTTCACCTAAGTTAAAAGTCGGTGTATATTATGGTATAAATAGAGATTTTTCTTTATTAAAAAAAGTTGATATAATTTTAACTACCTATGGAACTATAAGAAATGATATTGAAAATCTTTTGGAACAAAAATTTGACTTACTTGTTTTAGATGAATCACAAAATATTAAAAATATTAATTCACAGACAACAAAGGCAGTGTTACTTTTAAATTCTAAAAAAAGAGTTGCATTGAGTGGAACACCTATTGAAAATAACTTATTAGAGCTGTATTCATTATTTAGATTTTTAAATCCAGAAATGTTTGGTTCAGTACAAGAATTTACAAATGATTATATAGTTCCTATACAAAAATACTCTGATACTTCAACTATTGAGGAGTTAAGAAAAAAAATATATCCTTTCTTATTAAGAAGAGTTAAAAAGGAAGTTTTAGCAGATTTACCAGATAAGATAGAAAAATTGGTTTATGTGGATATGAATGATGAACATAGAAGATTCTATGAAGAAAGAAGAAAGTATTATTATTCATTACTTGAAAAAAATACTTCAAGCCAAGGAAATTTTGATAAATTTTTTGTACTTCAAGCTATAAATGAGCTAAGGCATATAGTGAGTTCTCCTGAGCTAGAAAGTAAAAAGATTATTTCAAGTAAAAAAGAAGTTTTAATTGAAAATGTGATAGAAGCCATTGAAAATAATCATAAAGTTTTAGTGTTTGTAAATTATTTATCTTCAATAGAAAGTATCTGTGATTCATTGAAAGAAAATAAGATAAAATATTTAAAGATGACAGGGCAAACAAAAGATAGACAAAATTTAGTGGATAAATTTCAAAATGACAGCAGATATAAAGTATTTGTAATGACATTAAAAACAGGTGGTGTAGGTTTGAATTTAGTATCTGCTGATACTATATTTATCTATGACCCTTGGTGGAATACAACTGTTGAAAATCAAGCTATTGATAGAGCATATAGATTAGGACAAGATAAAACTGTTTTTGCTTATAAGATGATTATGAGGAATACAATAGAGGAAAAGATATTAAAATTACAAGAGATTAAAAATAAATTATTAGATGATTTAATATCAGAAGATAATTTATCTACAAAAAATTTATCTAAAAGTGATATAGAATTTATTTTAGGAAGCTAG
- a CDS encoding macro domain-containing protein, whose amino-acid sequence MYKDIIKLVSGDITKVPEVEAIVNAANTSLEMGGGVCGAIFRAAGNDLIKECKEIGGCNTGEAVITKGYNLPNKYIIHTVGPRYSTGENGEAERLASAYYESLKLAKKKGIRKIAFPSISTGIYRFPVDEGAEIALNTAIKFLDENPDSFDLILWVLDEKTYIVYKEKYEKLIKE is encoded by the coding sequence ATGTATAAAGATATTATAAAATTGGTAAGTGGAGATATAACAAAAGTTCCAGAAGTTGAAGCAATAGTAAATGCAGCCAACACTTCACTTGAAATGGGTGGAGGAGTTTGTGGAGCAATTTTTAGAGCTGCTGGTAACGATCTTATTAAGGAATGTAAAGAAATTGGAGGTTGTAATACGGGAGAAGCAGTAATAACCAAAGGATACAATCTTCCAAATAAATATATTATTCATACAGTTGGACCAAGATATTCAACAGGAGAAAATGGAGAAGCTGAAAGATTGGCATCAGCCTATTATGAAAGTTTGAAATTGGCAAAGAAAAAGGGAATTAGAAAAATAGCCTTTCCTTCAATTTCAACAGGAATATATAGATTTCCAGTAGATGAAGGAGCTGAGATTGCACTAAATACAGCTATAAAATTTTTAGATGAAAATCCTGATAGTTTTGACTTAATTTTGTGGGTATTAGATGAAAAGACTTATATTGTATATAAAGAAAAATATGAAAAACTTATAAAGGAATAG